A region of the Callithrix jacchus isolate 240 chromosome 10, calJac240_pri, whole genome shotgun sequence genome:
TTCTTGTGTTACACATGTCAGATATTGAATCAAAGGAGTTATCGCTGGAATTTTTAGATAGACTATTTGATAGGTTTTTATGTATAGTTCAATTCAACAACTATTAATAAATATCTGCTATGTGAAAGGTGTTCTGCTGAGTGTTATGGAAGCTTCAAATAAAATCAAGACTTTTTATTTAGGAAATGTACAGTCTTGTGAAAGCTATAATGATATacacacagatgtgcacacaTATAAAGGCAAAACTGTCATGAACAAAgcaatatgaaaggaaaattataagGACAGAACAAATATCACTTGAGCAATCATAAAATGTTTAATGAGGAAGATGTTTAAAGATGAATCTTGAAACATAAGTAGAATTTCAAGGTGAAGTGGGTGTTGAAGTGGAGCCAACGGTAAAGCCCACCATGAAAAAACTGCATGCATTTGAAGAAGTCGTAAGCAGACTGGCATTTTTACACTGCAGAgtatgggaaaagagaaaaaaagtgaatgaaaatttaaagaaaagctaAGCCTGAATTGTGGAGGAAATTACCATAGACAGGATGTGCTGCTTCATTTAGTTGGtgcatgaaaaataaacatagaagatgcatgtatttgttcatttaaaatttttcttaggcCTGGATATTTGGAATCTTGATTCAAAGTGAATGATGTGATCATTGAGCAGAAACAGCATAGAAACATTAGTTCAGTCATCAGTTGGAACCAGGTAACTAAGATAGTGAGAATCTCAATGAGTATCTTGATGGTAGAAAATAGATTGCTTAGCAATGATAATCACATTGTGGAGACATTTGAATTGGATGGCATTCAGTTTCACGCAACTCTAAAATTGCATGCATGGGTTTGTAACTCCAGCTTGTGGTAAATTTTCTAGACTGTGAAATAAGTCTTTAGGAGTAGTACATGTTAAATATGAATTCCCTTGGAACATACAAATTTGAGCACAGCTTTCTGAATCTGCTTTGTTTTCACACTGTAGATGATGGGATTCATCACAGGGGGGATGAGCAAGTATACGTTAGCAATGAGGGTGGGCACATAGGGTGGGGCATGTTTTCCAAATCTGTGAACAAAGGACAGGCTGATCAAAGGGACATAGAATATGCCAACAGCAGTGATATGAGAAATGCAGGTGCTGAAggccttcttcctctcctctgtggATGCAATGCTGAGAACTGAGCGAATGATCAGCAGATAGGAGAGCACAATAAAGATGGAGTCCACTCCGGCAGTAGAGATGATTGCAGTTAATCCTAACGCACTGTTGATCTTTGTGTCTGAACATGAGAGTTTCATCACATCAGGGTGGAAACAGTAAGAGTGGCGGAGCACGTGGCTGCGGCAGAATGACAGTTGCTTAAGAAGTATGATTAGAGGTGTCAAGATGACAGTCCCCCTGGTAATGACTGCCAAACCAATCTGTGCGATTCTTGCATGAGTTAGAATGGTAACATATCTTAAGGGGTTAGAAATGGCCACAAAACGATCAAAGGCCATAGCCAGGAGCACTGAAGATTCCATGAAAGTGAAGAGGTGAATGAAGAACATCTGTGATAAACAAGCATTGAAGCTGATCTCCTGAGCATTGATCCACAATATTCTCAGCACTGTCACCAGTGTAGAGATGCATAAGCCAATGTCAGTGGTGGACAACATGGAGAGGAAATAGTACATGGGCTCATGGAGGCTTGGCTCAGTGAGGATGACAAAAAGGATCAGGGTATTCCCAGAAAGGGCAGTTAAATAGAGGCAGCAGATGGGGATGGAGATCCAGACATGGGCCCATTCAAGTCCAGGGACCCCCGTCAAGAAGAAAGTAGGAGAAGTGGAATTATGGAATACTGGCATTATGGCTTTTGGGAGCAGAATTCTCTTGTAGGATCTTGACttcctaaatttagaatttgaaaattattttagttgaAGTTTAATATACAGTCCATAAAATGCATAAAACTTCAGAGTACAAGGAAAAACTTGTAATTTACAAGAGTAAAGCTTCAGAGTCAAGGAAGTTTGACATCCACATGTAGCTGTGTAACCACGTCCAGGATCAACTGATTGAACATTATCAGGAAACAGAAGTCCCCTTAATGCCACATCCTCATCAGTGTCCTCTCAAATAGTAATCATTATTCTGACTTTTATTACCATAATTATCTCTCCCTAtacttgatttttatataaatagaatcatgtaTTACATACTGTTTGTGTTTAACTTCTTTCATTCAGTATTTTGTCTGTGAGATTAATCACTGAACTaagatatttaattaatttcaatttaacttcaatttatttaaatagatttat
Encoded here:
- the LOC100407354 gene encoding olfactory receptor OR51C1-like, which gives rise to MPVFHNSTSPTFFLTGVPGLEWAHVWISIPICCLYLTALSGNTLILFVILTEPSLHEPMYYFLSMLSTTDIGLCISTLVTVLRILWINAQEISFNACLSQMFFIHLFTFMESSVLLAMAFDRFVAISNPLRYVTILTHARIAQIGLAVITRGTVILTPLIILLKQLSFCRSHVLRHSYCFHPDVMKLSCSDTKINSALGLTAIISTAGVDSIFIVLSYLLIIRSVLSIASTEERKKAFSTCISHITAVGIFYVPLISLSFVHRFGKHAPPYVPTLIANVYLLIPPVMNPIIYSVKTKQIQKAVLKFVCSKGIHI